The sequence GGAGGTACCCTTTATTTTGTAGGCATCCAGGAGAGATTGGATGTTGATGCGGTTGATCACATCGTTAACGATACGTACCGGATGGCCTTTGGCTACCAGTTCGTCTAAAGTTGGCGGAATGGCCATTATTTGATCTTGGTAATAGGCCTTAAAAACTGGTTTGCTAACAGCCATAAATCTCAATTATTTATTATTAAATATATGATATTCAGATATTTAAAACAAATCTTAATGAAGATTATTTGAGGTTTTTATCCATAAAAAGAGGCTGTCTTTTTGAGACAACCTCCACAATAAGGTCGCAACCTGTTTGGTAAAATGTAAAAGAAAGGATTTGTGTAAGGGTGCATTTTGCTAAAGGGGATTGCACCAATTTAAAGCAAAAAGGCTGCCCGACCATCGGGAGGATCTGTCTTTTTGCCGCCCGACTTTTCTGGTCAGGCGGTGTTTTAAACTTTACTACTATTAAAATGATTTTCTATTTTACGCTCTAATAAGGTGTCGAGTATTTCCCATTCGCTATCGTACTCATTGCCCTCAAAATGGTAGGTGTCGGTTTCCTCGTCTAATTCGTAGCTGTCAAAGTCCTGGCTATCTAAGCAGATGTCCTTTAGTATGCCATCTTCAAATATTGCCTTGCCGTACACTAAGCAGCCCAATTCTTCATACTCGTGTGTAAAGTCCACTTTGAAATGTTCGGCTATCTGCTTAACGGCTTCCGTGTTTGGCGACCATTTTGTTTCATACTGGAACACGCCCGCACTTTCATTATCCTGACTGATATTGTAGAAATAATCTCCGTGCGTGTCCTGTACGAAATCGGGCAGTTGTCCGCAGTTGTCTTTCTGCTCCTTTTCAGCCATTGATTTGAATAGCTGTGTTATCTGTTCTATTGCTTCGGCTGTTCCCTCAAAAACAACCCAGTTGTTGCACCAATTAGCCATAATTATTTATCGTTTAAGGTTATCTGTAAAAATTTGTCGCTCCCAAAAAGTAGGTGTATCGCCTGTTTTAATTGCGGGTCGCATTGTGCATCCTCTGTATATTCAATTAGGCAATGGACAGCGAAAATTGAATGGTGTCCGTCAAAAAAATGGTCGGTAAACCAGTGCGGGCGTTTCCAAAGCGGTTCATTTTTCGTTATCCCTTTTTGTGCATTCTGCACAAGCCTGTACCAAAATTCAGCGGTGAAAAATCCCTTTTGATACCAACCCTCACGAAAGGCGGTTTCATTTTGCAGGAAGTAGTCACATTGTGTTTTTATAGCGTTTTGCAGGTTCTCCAGTTCTGCGGGAAACAGTTTGCATAACAAGCCCGCTTTATCGAGATTGTCCATTTTATCTAATGCTTTCATATCTTTTGTTTTTAGTAGGCGACCACCTTTGCAGGCAGTCGCCATTGTTGATTAATTGAATTTGAAAATCTCTGCTCCTGAATAGGCAAAGTCTGTACACAGTTCAAAGGCTTTTTGGGTCTTTAGCTGTGCTGTACCACCCATTACAATAGATTGTAGTTTGGCTTCGCCATCCCTGTAATTGCGTACATTCTGAAAGTAGCCTGTAACAGCATTGTAAGCCCCGAATAATGTGCCTTTGGTAGTTGCCATTTGTTGGGTGTCGCTTATCATAGCGTATTCAAAGGCATCATCTACGGTGTTTTTGAACACGGTGGAAACTTCATCCTCCGCACCTTTTTTAAGCAGGGTAAGCGTTTCCTTGTTCGGGCAAAGTGCCAATTGGATTAGCTTTCTTACTTCTTGGTCTGTTACCCTTACTTTAGCCCAGTCGTTAAAAATGTTCTCTAACTGTGTGCTTAGGGTATTGGCAAGCCCCATAACCTTGTGAGCGTTTTCAAGGCGTTGTTTTGCTCCTGACGTGTGTTTGATACGCACTACGTTGGTCATACTCCGTAATGATGCGTTTAAGGTGTTTTGGCATACGATACGGATAGGGGTAAACGCTGCGGTAATACTTCCGCTACCGTCGTGGCTTGTGGTTAAGAAAATGTACTTTTCTGTAACATCGTCGCCGTTACCTACTCGGATATAGTCAGGCAGCTTGGCAGTAATAAAAATGCGTTCTCCGTTGCCCAATGCTCCTGCGGTTTCGTACAATATTCCATCGCCTCCGCCTACAATAGCATCAAAGAAATTGAACGCCTCACGGTTTTGTACGATATGGTAGTCTTTGCCTACCACGCCCAACGGTGTATTGGTATCGGTGCGGAGTGTGGCGAAACTGTTAGATACTAAAATGTCGTTAGCTTCAATCAGTTCTCCGCTGTCGCCTATGCTCATTGTTCTGCCCTGTGTAAACAGTGGGGATTTGATAACCTCGTAATCTAAACCTGCGTGTACTATTGCTTCCTCGCTTGTTGGGTACTGCTCTACGATTTGCCCCAAACCGTGCCACGCCTTTTGTTGAACGCTGAAAAATGAATGACGTCCTGTTTGCTCGTTGAAATTGATGTTGTGTGCCATAATGCTAAAATTTTGATGTTTGAAAAAATGTTATTTACTCACTCGCTTTTCTCGTTTCCCGCTTCCCGTTGTGGTTTGCTCCGCTTCGCTTCGCATAAATTTTTCCAAAAGAAAAACCGGAAAAAAGAAAGCAGATAATCCAAGCGGGCAACAGCGTAAAACCGAAAGGAAACGGAATAAGTCCCGGAGGGTGGCAAGGCAACACACAGCAACTCGGCGAAGCCAACATTTTGCCTTGCCATTATGCCGTAGTCTTTTGGTTGGGCGTGTGGGGTGGCTGCCCGCTATAACTTAGCTGCCTTTTTACCGGTTGATTGTGGAAATTTTCTATTCTAAATTTTATGGCATTATTGACCAGGCTTTGATAGCCTGTGATAGAGATTTGAAAAACGGAATGGCAGGGGGAGTTAGATAAGGATTTCGTTTTTCAATTTTCTATTTTGGAAATAGGTAAAAGCTCTTTTACAGCGTTGGACTGGGTTGGGGAAAGGAAATGTGCTTTTGCCTAAAAAGTAGAGGCATAAAAAAAGCAGAACCGTTAAGTTCTGCTCATTGTGATTAGATAAATGCTAATTAGATTGCCATCATA is a genomic window of Chryseobacterium nakagawai containing:
- a CDS encoding DUF1281 family ferredoxin-like fold protein, with translation MANWCNNWVVFEGTAEAIEQITQLFKSMAEKEQKDNCGQLPDFVQDTHGDYFYNISQDNESAGVFQYETKWSPNTEAVKQIAEHFKVDFTHEYEELGCLVYGKAIFEDGILKDICLDSQDFDSYELDEETDTYHFEGNEYDSEWEILDTLLERKIENHFNSSKV
- a CDS encoding DUF932 domain-containing protein, with product MAHNINFNEQTGRHSFFSVQQKAWHGLGQIVEQYPTSEEAIVHAGLDYEVIKSPLFTQGRTMSIGDSGELIEANDILVSNSFATLRTDTNTPLGVVGKDYHIVQNREAFNFFDAIVGGGDGILYETAGALGNGERIFITAKLPDYIRVGNGDDVTEKYIFLTTSHDGSGSITAAFTPIRIVCQNTLNASLRSMTNVVRIKHTSGAKQRLENAHKVMGLANTLSTQLENIFNDWAKVRVTDQEVRKLIQLALCPNKETLTLLKKGAEDEVSTVFKNTVDDAFEYAMISDTQQMATTKGTLFGAYNAVTGYFQNVRNYRDGEAKLQSIVMGGTAQLKTQKAFELCTDFAYSGAEIFKFN